The Calothrix sp. PCC 7507 DNA segment TCTCAATTGAATGTAAAAATCTCTCAATAAAAACTCAACAAAATTATAAATTAGAAGCAGGTGCAAATTGTAGCATTAAAGCTAAGGCTAAATATGAACTAGAAGCCAAATCTGGTTTAGGCATTAAATGTTCCGCTGGGGTGAAAGTAAATGATGGTGCATTGGAGGTGATGTAATGGAAATTGATTTTTTAGGCGTAGGATGGACTTTACCTGTTGCACTTGAACAAGGTCAAATCAAGGTGGCATTTTATGAAGATAGTGTGCGTCAGTCGATTCAGATGATTCTTAGCACCGCTAAAGGAGAGCGGGTGATGCGTCCTGATTTTGGCTGTGATATTCACGAAAAGGTGTTTGCTTCTAATAGTTTAGGAACCATCGGACAAATTGTTAGTGATGTGCGGGATGCATTAATTGAATGGGAACCTCGCATTGATGTTTTAGATGTGGATACAATTTCTGATCCAAACGAACCAAATGTAATTTTAATTCAAGTAAATTATCAAGTCCGGACAACGAATAATATTTTTAATTTAGTATATCCTTTCTATTTGCAGTAATTTGTTATGGCTTCTTTTACTCCCAAACCTCCCAAAATTGATCAACGCACTTATGAGAAGATTGTTGAACAAACTGAGACTTTAGTAAAACAATCTACCGACTGGAAACCTTCCCTTGATGGTAAAAAAGATGCAGGAGGGGCATTAATTCGCATTTTTGGTCGCATGGTAAAGTTGGTAAGCGATCGCCTCAACCAAGTCCCTGAGAAAAATTTCCTGGCTTTCCTGGATTTGCTTGGGGGACAACTCAAACCACCCCAGCCAGCGAAGGTTCCCTTAACCTTTTATTTAGCAGCAGGAAGTCCCGTAGATGGGGTAGTTCCGGCTCATACGCAAATTGCTGCACCACCCAGCGAGGATTCGGACGAGGAAATCGTGTTTGAAACCACGCGGGAACTGATTGTGACAACAACGCAATTACAAGCAGTATTCCTGCGGGAACCAAGTCAGGATAAATATAGCGATCGCACTTTAGCCGCCACAGGAGAAACAGATGAGGCTTTCTTCGCTTTTGTAGGCGATCGCTCTATTCCCCATTCTCTTTATCTCACTTGTCCCGAAATTTTTAACCTCCCAGAGTTAAAAAACTTCCAGCTGATTGTTACTACTGATAATGCTAATGAACTCCAAAAATTACCGCTTAATGTGTATTCTTGGGATGGGGATCAATGGCTAGCGCAAACTTCCGGCAGAAATCCGATAAATGATCAATCTACTATTACTTTTAATTTTGCAAAGCTAGCTATTCCTACTGTTTCTGAAATTCAAGGAAAACCAGCAAAATGGTTGCAAGTCAAGCTAACTAATATATCCTCAAATTTACCTCAAATTACAAATCTTCAAGGACAAATAAAAGTTACACAATCTAATTTAATTCCTGAAGTTTGCTTATTTAATGCTACTCCTTTAGACCTCACCAAAGACTTTTATCCCTTTGGAGAACAACCAGAAATTAATGATACATTTTATATTGCGCTACACGATGAATTTATTAAACCAAATACTACTATTACTATTGATATCAACTTAAGCTATAAACCTGTAAATATAAATAAGTTAAAAATTATCTGGGAAATTGGTAACGGTCAAATATGGCAAGAAATAGCCGATAAAAATGATCCACTAAATTTATGGACGACAAAAGTCATTCAGTTTACCGAAGGAAATTCTATTCAAGCCAAATTACAATTTCCTACTCAACAAAATATACCATCTCCTAGCACGGTGAATGGAGAAACTCGTTATTGGATTCGCGCTCGGATTACTGAAGGTAATTATGGGAAAGCCGCATATAATCGCACATATCCTATCTATAATGACTTGGCGGCTCTGAGAATAGCAGCAATAAAATCTGCAACAGAAATTGCCGTTGATACTGTGGATTTATTTGAGAAGAATGATAAAGTTCGTCTGTTGCCGCTGACTGGTGGATTTCCCGAAGAAAATCAAATTACAGGAATCAGTACAACGGATAATAAGCTGACGCTAAAGACGGGAATTTTGAATGAAAATTTAAATTTAGCCATCGGCACTCGGATTATGCGTAAGTCAATTATCACGGAAACAATTCCGCAAACTTACGATCCACCTGTGATTAAGTCATTAAAATTAAGCTATGAATTCACTATTACAGAAAAAGCTATCTATTGTGCTAATAATGATTTTAGATATTCCTATCCAGTAAGTTTTACGACCAAGTTAAAACAAGATGCTGCTATTGGGGATAAATCGCTGATTTTAGATGCAGTGCAAGGATTAACCATTGGTGAGTTCTTAACAATTAACAGCGAAACCTATCAAATAGAAACGATTAATTCTGCTATAAATCAAGTTATTCTTACTGCAAAAATCACCAAAAGTTATACTAAAAATATTACTATTAATCGCTATTTTCGACCCTTCACCCCTACTATTGATCGGGAAGCAACACTCTATCTAGGATTTGATAAGTCCTTTGAAAATAAAACGGTGACTCTTTATGCACAGGTTGAACCACCATTACCAGATGAATTATCTGCTGAAGCTGCCAACTCCGAACCAATACCACCACAATCTACCAATTTAAATCGCTTGGTTTGGGAATATTCGAGTCCTTTAGGTTGGCAATCATTGGGGGTGCAGGATGAAACTCAGGGATTTACTCAACGAGGTTTAATTCAATTTATTGCTCCCGTAGATTTCAGCGAGAGAGAAACTTTTGGTAAACAATTATATTGGTTACGAGTTCGTTGGCAAGGAGGTAATATTCGTGTTAAACCTCGCTTGCGTCGCTTTTCAACTAATACCATTTGGGCAGTGCAAGCAATTAGTATTAGCGACGAAGTTTTAGGTTCAAGTAACTACGATCCCAATCAGGTTTTTATTGCCAATAATGCCCCGATTTTAATCGGACAAAAGTTGGAAGTTCAAGAGGGACAAATTCCCACCCAATTAGAATCTCAAAGAATCAATGTAATTCAAGATGATTTAGGAGAAATTGAAGAAGTTTGGGTACTTTGGCAGGAAGTACCAGACTTTTATGCTTCTGGTGCGAGCGATCGCCATTATACTTTAGATCGACAAACAGGCGAAATCCGCTTTGGCAATGGACAAGCCGGGATGATTCCCCCCAGAGGACGCAATAATATACGACTGTCCTTTTATCGTACTGGTGGAGGTACAAAGGGCAATGTCGCCTCAGAAACCATTAGCGAACTAAAAACTACCATTCCCTACATCGATCGGGTAATTAACCTGGAAGCCGCAGCAGGTGGCGCACAACAGGAAACTTTAGATCGTCTCAAAGAACGCATACCCAAGCAACTACGTCACCGCGATCGCGCTGTCACTATTGAAGATTTTGCAGACTTGGCTTATGAAGCTTCCACAGATGTCGCCAGAGTCAAAGTCGTTTCACCAGATTTGCTCACAGCTAATTTTAGTCCATTGAATGAAAGAGTGTGGCTCGATCCGACGAAAGCAGATGTGTCATTTCAAGATGGTCTCGATCAAAAATTGCAGGGATTCAGCAATGACAGCGAAAGAAATAACTTTGCAACCATGATGCAGGCAATTAACCGCCGCGCAGGGCAAGTTAAGTTGATTATTTTACCCCATAGTAGCGATCGCCAACCCATCCCTAGTTTAGCGTTGCTAGAGTTAGTCGAAACATACATCCGTTCCCGCTGTGAAGCAAGCATAGATTTAGTAGTTACAGCGCCAACATGGCAAAAAGTCAGCGTCACCACGACAATAACCCCTATCACTCTAGAAGACGCAGATATAGTTAAAAACACTGTCAAACAACGCTTAGAAGCCTTTCTTCATCCCCTAACTGGAGGTAAAGGGGAGGGGTGGCAATTTGGCCGCTACCCCCAAGAATCCGATTTTTATGCCATTATTCAATCGATTCCAGGAGTAGATCATGTGAATTCACTACAGGTACAGTTATCTGTAGCAGAAACAAACTTATCTCTTAGTGCTGATACTTTAATTTATTCTGGTAATCACACCGTTAATCTTCAATAAATTTTAAATTGCTAATTTTAAATGTCTAGGACAAAACATGACTTTACCTTTACCTAATCTCGACGATCGCACTTATGCAAACATAGTAGAGGAAGCAATTTCCCAAATTCCTATTGAATATCCGGAATGGACAGATCATAATCCCACAGATACAGGAATTATTCTGATTGAATTGTTGGCATGGTTAACAGAAATGACTCTTTATCGGGTGAATCAAATTCCTGATGAGAATTATGCTAGTTTTGTGAGTTTACTTAAAGGAGAGCAGTGGAATTTACCAATCGAAGACAGACAAAAAGGTTTGCAATTAGAAATTCAGCAGACTTTATTGGAATTACGCAAGATTTATCGCGCCATTACCCCAGAAGACTTTGAAAAATTGGTACTGGTTGATTGGAATCAAGCAAAAGAGTTTGATGGCTTAAAAATTGCCAGAGTTAAATGTTTAGCACAACGCAATTTAGCTAGTTTAGATGCAAAGACTTTTGCTAAATCACATATTAGTTTAGTAGTTATCCCTAAAAGCAATAATCAAGTCAAGAAAGGAGAGAACATCTATCAAAATTTATTGAATTTTCTCGATGATCGACGACTTTTAACTACTCGCCTGCATATCGTAGAACCTGAGTATGTACCTGTAAGCTTAGAAGCAGAAATAGTTCTGGAAGATGGCGCACAAGCAGAAGTTGTCAAAGAACAGATCAAAACAGAAGTCGAGATGTTTTTTGCACCCCTGCAATCTGGTAAATATTGGCAGGGTAAAGGATGGCCGTTTGGTAGAAGTATTTATTTATCCGAATTATATAAGTTATTAGATGACTTGGCAGGTGTAGATTATGTTGAAAGTCTGCTAATTAAAGATAAAAATAAAGTCGTACAACCTGAAATTCATTTAGCAGCTAATCAGTTAGCTAGTATCAATATTACAAATAGTAAATTTACAATATTAGTAGAAGTTGGCAATGAACTCAAAAGAATCTGAATCGATTAGTAGCTATCAACAATACCTGCCGGTAATTCTACAACAAGATGCCTTTATCGGTCAGTTATTGCTGGCATTTGAAAAGATTCTCAGTGGTTTAAAAGAAACCCCTAACATAGATAAAATTATTACAGCCGAGTCTCAAAGTTCACCAGGATTGGAAGCAATAATTGATAATATTCATATCTATTTCAATCCGCAAGAAACACCAGAGGACTTTTTGCCTTGGTTGGCAGGTTGGGTAGCTTTGAGTTTGCGAGATGATTGGAAAGTAGAAGTTAAAAGAGAATTTATTCAACAAATTGTTCAGCTATATCGCTTGCGAGGAACCAAAGAAGGATTAAGAAAAATTTTGAGTCTTTATCTAGAAAAATCAGGATTTGGGAAAACGGTTGATATCTTTGATCAATTTGATAATTTTCCTAATTATTTTCAAGTTCAACTAACTTTAACAGACCGCGATCCTGATAAGTATTGGCGACAGGCTAAAATTGCTAAAGCAATTATCGATCGAGAAAAACCAGCACATACATTTTATACCCTAAAAATTCTTGTGCCGACGATGCAGCTAACTAAGCGATCGCAGGTTCTTGATCCTCTTATTTTCAAATTATTTGCACCGATCCAGAATCAAAAATTCGCCATAGAAGCCACAATTACTCCCAATGACATTAATAGTAGTCAAATTAATCAGTTAGCAAAACAATTACTTGTTCAATTTCAAGGAAACTCAAAATCTATTACACCCTCTTCACAGACAATCACTGTAAACAATCAATCTTTTTCTGTGAGACAAAGTTTGAATTATCAGCATTTGCAGGATAATTTGTCGGGTTTAAATGTCACTTTGTCAAATCGTAATGATAAGATTTTGGTGGGAAATTTGACAATAAAAATTTATTTTTACATTAATGACAAGGAATATAATAATACAGTGCTAGAGCAAGCTATAAATTTATCACCAGTCCTCAAAATTTGTCTTAAAAACAAGGCAGGAGAAATTATTGGAGGAAATACAATTGTGAAAAAAGCTATTCAACCAAACCAATCAGAGATGAAGATTACAGAATCTATATGGACTAAACCTTATAGTTTTCGACTGTTTGAACCACCCAAAATTCAAGAATTAAAACCTAAGATAATTGCGATTCTGGAAAAAATAGAACTTGAGGCGATCGTTGAGATAACGGAACCTAACCCAATCAAACCAGACGACTTGCTTAACAAAATTACAGTCCGCCTGCAAGACGATGTTTCTGAATATCATTTATTAACGCCAGAAACTACCATAGAAAATAATAAAATTATAATCAAACGCACCCTCTATTATCAGCAATTTACCCAAACTATAGATAAATTAGAAGTGACAATCAAAAATCTCAACAATGTTAAGGTTGCTGGTAAAGTAATTGTCCAAGCATATTTAACGATTAATCAACGTTCATCTGCTTATAAATTATTAGAACGGGACTTCAATTTAGCAGATGTTCCTCCCTATAATATTTTACAAATCTGCCGTAAGGCTGGGAAGGTAGAAGAGAGTGGAGGAAATACAATTCTCGGCACTACTACTCAATCATTGAGCAAAAAATAAGAAGAAAAAACCAGGAGAAAAATAATGCCTAAAACTACTGATTTCACTAACTTTGCTAACGAACGTCCTAACTATTTTCCCGGACAATTTCTGTTAGAAGATGACTTTGAGCTTCAACATAAATATTTGAGCGATCGCCAAAGCTATCATAATCAGAGTCTGCATATTTCAGGAATTCTGGAAGGACTGGAAGTTATCGCTGATAAAAAAGCCGTTTTGATTAAATCCGGCTCGGCTATAAATAGCAAGGGAGAACTAATTGTTGTCAAAATAGATATACAATTTTCTGATTTCAAAAATCTGGCAAATGGTGAACTATATATCCAATATTCTTCTGCTCAAAATCCTAAAACTCAACAGCAAACAGATATCCCTGATAGCTACACCCGTTGGATCGAGAATCCCATCGTAGGATTTGGTACAACCCCTGAAAATAGTGTGAAGTTGGCAAAACTCACAATTTCTGAAAGTATTATTAATGTTGATAATACCGTTCGGGAATATTCAGGTTTATCTTTACCCAATTCCAATAGTAAAGCCTTAACTCTCCGTTCTGGGGGATATGCCAGTCCCAACTTAGCAGTTTTGAGCGGTAGTTTAAAGCTTGATGCAGATTTAACCATTCAGGGGAAAATACAACCTAGTGCAGGAAACAGTGAGAACAATGGGATTATGTTCCCCAAAGATCCTGGTGGTGGTGGTGGTGATGCTGCATGGATTCGCTATTACTCACGCAACCCTAACTCGACTGATTTAGGACTAAAAGAACAAACGACTTTAGAAATCGGTACATCCAATGATCCACAAGATCATATTGCCTTAATAACTGCTGGTGGGGTAGGAATTGGTACAAATAATCCAGTTGCTAAGTTAGATATCACATCAACCACTCGCACAGGTAATCATCCGACTGCTGTTAAAGGTTTATATGTCACAGGTGATTTTGGTGCTGATAGCGATGGGATCGAATTTCGACATACTAACGGAACTCAAGGAATAGGCTTTGGTTTCAACACAATCTATGCTACAGGAAGCAATGTTGATCAAGACTTAAACTTAAAGGCTAAAGGGACTGGTCAAGTTATTTCTAAAAGTAGTTTAACCATTCAAAATGGCAAGCTTAATCTCACCGGTAATCAACAAATTGTTTTTACAGATGTAGACGTAACAAACAATCCGAAATTACAACTTTACACTGGATATGGGCTTGGTGTTAACAACAGTACATTATTCTATACAGCAAATGGCAATCATTCTTGGCGAGATACTCAAAATATCGAAAGAATGTTGTTAACCACAGGTGCAGATGGTGGGTTAGCAGTCAAAGGAACAGGAACTTCTTCTTTTGCGGGAAGTTTAACAATCAATGGAAGTTTGACAATTAACATTCCTGGTGGTGCGGGTGCATGGAATAAATTGGTTGTAAATACGACAACTGAATGGGGAGATGGAGCTACTCAATATGTGACAATTGGAGCCGGTGGAGCATCAGGCATCATGTTGTCTAATCCCCATATTACTTGGAGAGATAGCAGAGCTTCAATTCGTTATGGACGTAGTGGAGGAATACAGACGGGTTCTTACTGGGATGCTGGAGTTCGTGAGGATGGATCGTTTTCTTTTTCATTAGACGGAGTTAGTGATAATAAGTTAGCGATCGCCAAAAATGGCAATGTATCCATTGGAACTAATAATTCCACCAGAGGAAAACTTCATATTGAAGGTTCTGTAACTTATGGAAACCCCTCTGGGTATCGTTACCTCAGACGGGATGGTGTATTTGATAATACGGGTGTATTCAATGCTCCTTACTCTCTATACGCAAGTAATTTTATCGGCGCACAAGAGTTCAACGCCTTTTCTGATTTACGCATTAAAGAAATCAAAGGAAATAGCGATAGTCAAGCTGATCTGCAAACACTACTGCAGATTCAAGTCACAGACTATTCTTACAAAGATAAAATTGCTCATGGTGATAGCCCTAGAAAGAAAGTTATTGGTCAGCAAATTGCCACCGTTTATCCCCAAGCCGTGTCAACCCATGCTGATACTGTTCCCGATATTTTGCAATTTGCCGTTATTGCAGAAAACTGGGTTACATTCAACAATCATAATTTAAAAATTGGGGATAAAGTTAAAATCCTCTGGGATGATCATAAAACTGAATTATTTCTTGTTGAAGCAATCAAAGCAGATAGTTTCAAAATTTCCCTTAACTACACTGGTGATGTCTTTGTGTATGGTCGAGAAGTAGATGACTTTCATGTTGTTGATTATGATGCCTTATCAATGCTTCATATCTCTGCCACTCAAGAACTCTATAAAATTATCAAAAAATTAGAAAGAGATATCAGCGCAAAAATTAAGGTTCAAAACCCGATGAACGACTTTAGTTAATGCAGAGAAGATAATGAAGTTAAACAAATGAAACCACAACTCAAACAACGCTTGACAGCACCCAAAGGTTAATTATAGCTATCCCATAAAAAATGGCCGACTTCATTCTCATGACTGGCGATAAAGCCATGTTTAACCCCACCTTTGGACAAGCTATCGTCACCGTGCGTCCAGGAGACTTGATTGGCACAGGCAAAGATAAAATTAACCAAAAACTAGTCTGTGTAGATGGCGACGAGAAAAAAGTCATCGTCCCTGGCTGCACTTACATGACACCAAAATGTAGTATCCCAGGGGTGGGAATGCTGACTATTGAATCCCTGGCTGGCAACCAAAAAGCTAAAAAGACCAAATCAGGGGGTAAACCTGTATTACTCAAAGGTGCATCATTTAAAGCCAAATTTCAAGTGATGGTTCCTGCACAACAACCCTCAGCACCCAGTCCCATCCCCGATGCTACCCCGCAATATTCTGGTACTGGGACATTTATGTCCCTAAATATGAAAGTTAAAGGAACTTAAGTAAATCATGAAAGAACAGTTAGAAAAGCGCCTAGCAGAACTCAAAGCCGAGTTTGCATCAGGACAAAAAGTTATGGCAGAGTTAGAGACGAAACAAGCAAATATCCGCGATACCTTACTGCGGATTAGTGGAGCAATTCAAATTCTGGAAGAAGAAATAAATAAAGTCAGCGTAGAGGAAAACAATACCCAAGAAGCTTATAAGATAAGTTGATGCGCCTCTAAGGAATGTGGATTAAATAAAGTGCAAAAGTAGTGGAACGACACGACTAAAATAGTGCGTTAGACGTAGGTTGGGTGAAGCGGAGCGCAACCCAACATTGATCAGGGCGTTGGGTTACGCAAAGCCTCCACCCAACCTACAATTTTATTGCAACATTTTAGCTGTGTCGTTCCAGTAGGGTTTGTTAGCGGAGCGTAACGCACCATTCCCATTTAAACCTACATTCCGCAGATGTAACTGATATTACTGGTAATTTTGAAAAATCAAGACTAGAATATTTTTATTAGTCTAATTTTTAGGTTAAAATTTACTTTTATTTACAACGATTAGGGAGTTTATCAGTAAGTTAATTTCACAGATTATCCTAATATATTCATTTTCGCGAACAATCAAATAATTTATCTAAAATTTCCCAATATAAACTTAGCAAAGACTATTATAATCTTCGCGGTAATTCTAATTTTTAAAAAATATTTCCAATTTGTTCAGACAAATAACCCAGTTTAAATCATCAGATAGTATTGACGACAATTTTCACCCAAATAACGTAATATTTTTTGACGTTCCTCTGTTAAATTACTCATTTGTTGCTTGCCATTGACAAGCAACAAGTGTACAGATTGAAACATCTGAAATATCCACCTCATTGTCGGTTTATTCGTGAATTTCTTTACCTGATTTCTGACGCTACCATCTGATAATAATAATGCTTGCCTCAACTTTCTTTGTGCTAGGTTATAGACTAACAAGCATAGCTCCATTATCATCGCAATTGCCTCCACTCTTTCGGGACTTTTGACAAATACACTTGACGTAAAAAACAATGGATCTTTTAAAAATCTAAATCCTCTTTCGTTCGATTGTTGAGCTTTATATTCTAAGAGTACCTGCTGATTATTCAATTCATCTTCATCTAAGATATTCGTCGCCAATATAAATCTTCCAGCTTTAATTTTCTCAGCTTCTATCACTTCTATTCTCGGTTCTATTTGACCTGTGACTTGATATTTTATTTGCTGTTTCTCGGTGGATTTACTTGGTCTTCCTGCTTTGGTATACTCTGGTTTTTCTGAGTACTCAATTTCTTTGATTTGGTGATATTTCCACGATAATGATAGCTTTTCTACAGCGATTTTAGCATCTGCCTGACATGCAAATTCTTGTCTGGATAGTTTGCGTAGTGCGGCTTGCGCTTTTTCTAACTGCTTCTCAACTTGTTTTTTTACTTGTTGAATACTTGATTTTTTTCGCTGTTCACTTTCTATGATTAACCATCTTTGTTTTATCTTTCCGTATTCACTTTCTCTAGTTGCTATTTTGTATCCTGTTGTTTCACTTTCTTGCCATTCATTTTCCTGAATATCTAAGATTTTATGTTGTGCCTCTTTAATACTTAGTGGTACTCTAGTTATCCATTTTAATTCTCTCATGGCTTCTAGGTTATCAGCTGTGTATAAGGCACTGTCAGCTACACATATTCCCGCGAATGTCCATTGCTTTCTAAATTCTTTTAATCGGGAGACGAATACACTTTTATCATCTACGTTTCCTGAATCTACTTTTAAATATAATGGGATATCTCCATCTCCTGTCACTATCATATCAATGATAAATTGTTTTAAGTCTGGTCGGTGGTCTCTCGAGTATCCATGAACAATTTCTATGGGTTTCATTTCTGACTCTAATTCGGCTTGATTTAATGAGGCTTCTTGATTAATTTTATCTATTGTCTCTGACTCTTTTTCATATTCTCCATGTACATACATTGAACTCCCATCTAAATGAATACTATTCATTTCTACTTGGAATTTGTCCGCCGCTTTTATGGCGATTGCTGTAAATAATTTCGTTGTTCCTACTTGATAGTATTGGTCTAATGCCCTTCCTAATCTATCGTCATTTAAATGTGATGGGTAGACTCCTTTTCTTATTAGATGTTCGGTTGCTTTTCCTACAAAAAACTCCTCAAATAGATATAATGGTGCGCTCAAAAACCCTAACCCATTCAAAATCATTGCTTTCATTACTTGTCCAGGAGTGAGAGTTTCTTTAACTTTTATTCCCACTTTTTTATTCACTTCTTCTACCAATTCCATCTCGTCTATTATTCCCGCTACTATGCCCAAATGGTCTATATTTAGGACTTTTATTGTTTCTAGTGCCTCATTCATGCTTTTTCTCTTTCCACTTACCGCCTTATTATTTTATAGAAAAAAAGCCTGAAATAATTGCTATACAACCATTTCAGGCTTAAGTTTTTTCAATTTCATAATTATGAAATCTGCTTTAATATCTGCGGAATGTGGGTTTAAATCAAAATTGCAGGTTATTAAATTTGCATTCCTAAGTTAGATAAACTGCCGTTGCTCAATGCAAGTATGAATGAGATGAATGCAATTGGGTAGCGATCGCCACAGGTGAGAGGTTGAGGTAATTGCACATTTGTCAAGATTAACTCTTGAACGCTCTTGCACTTGTCATCAAAATCATCTTAATACTGCTGCCAGCATTAAAAAAGTCAACAGCCTAGTGGTCTGTCCCACTAATTTTGATTGTCATGTGTGTTTGTAGTCAGGACTTTAGTCCTTGATTTTTAAGCACTAAAGTGCTTACTACGAACCTATCAGAACTTTTGGGACAGAATACTAGCTGTAGAGCAATCGGGGGCGTGTCTGGAGTTCCTCAATAGTTATAAAAGACAGCTTTGCTACTGTTGTACTCAGCAACTGATTTTATAGTTAAAGTCATATTCTGGTGAATAAAAATGGTTGCGGAAATTCAACGTGCAGTTGTGATTACAGGCGCATCAACAGGAATTGGTGAGGCTTGTGCTTTGCTTTTAGACAAGTTGGGATTCTCTGTTTTTGCTGGTGTGCGTAAAGATGTCGATGCTGAAGCGCTGAAGCAGAAAGCATCCCCAAGACTTAGACCGATTTTTTTAGATGTTACTGATCCTCAATCAATTATATCTGCGGTTGAAACTGTAAACAATGCCGTCGGCGATCGCGGAATTTTTGGTTTAGTGAATAACGCCGGTATTGCTGTTCCTGGGCCGTTAGAACTATTACCCATCGCTGAGTTTCGCCATCAAATAGAGGTGAATGTTATCGGACAGCTTGCCGTCACACAAGCGTTTCTTGGTCTATTACGCCAAGGACAGGGTCGAATTGTCAATATGGGTTCCATTAGCGGTAGAAGTGCTGCCCCGTTTCTGGGAGCTTACAATGCTTCAAAATTTGCCCTAGAAGGACTCACCGATGCCATGCGTATGGAGTTGCGCCCTTGGGGAATCTCAGTTTCTATTATCGAACCAAGTGCGATCGCTACGCCAATTTGGGAAAAATCTCTCGGTCAAGCTGACATTGGCCAAGAAAATCTCTCTCAATCAAATCTTGATCTCTATGGTAACACCATGAAAGCTGTACGTAAGAGTATGGGAATTATCGCATCTAAGGGAATTCCTGCAGATACTGTAGCTCAATCTGTTGTCCATGCGTTAACTGCAAAGCATCCCAAAACACGCTATCTTGTGGGACAAGATGCCAAAATCGGAGCTTTTCTGAAGCGTTTTTTACCAGACAAAGTTTATGACAGATTGATTTTATATTCGATGGGTTTGTGATTAGGGGATTGGGGATTGCACTTCGACTTCGCTCAGTGCCCAGGGATTGGG contains these protein-coding regions:
- a CDS encoding baseplate J/gp47 family protein, which translates into the protein MASFTPKPPKIDQRTYEKIVEQTETLVKQSTDWKPSLDGKKDAGGALIRIFGRMVKLVSDRLNQVPEKNFLAFLDLLGGQLKPPQPAKVPLTFYLAAGSPVDGVVPAHTQIAAPPSEDSDEEIVFETTRELIVTTTQLQAVFLREPSQDKYSDRTLAATGETDEAFFAFVGDRSIPHSLYLTCPEIFNLPELKNFQLIVTTDNANELQKLPLNVYSWDGDQWLAQTSGRNPINDQSTITFNFAKLAIPTVSEIQGKPAKWLQVKLTNISSNLPQITNLQGQIKVTQSNLIPEVCLFNATPLDLTKDFYPFGEQPEINDTFYIALHDEFIKPNTTITIDINLSYKPVNINKLKIIWEIGNGQIWQEIADKNDPLNLWTTKVIQFTEGNSIQAKLQFPTQQNIPSPSTVNGETRYWIRARITEGNYGKAAYNRTYPIYNDLAALRIAAIKSATEIAVDTVDLFEKNDKVRLLPLTGGFPEENQITGISTTDNKLTLKTGILNENLNLAIGTRIMRKSIITETIPQTYDPPVIKSLKLSYEFTITEKAIYCANNDFRYSYPVSFTTKLKQDAAIGDKSLILDAVQGLTIGEFLTINSETYQIETINSAINQVILTAKITKSYTKNITINRYFRPFTPTIDREATLYLGFDKSFENKTVTLYAQVEPPLPDELSAEAANSEPIPPQSTNLNRLVWEYSSPLGWQSLGVQDETQGFTQRGLIQFIAPVDFSERETFGKQLYWLRVRWQGGNIRVKPRLRRFSTNTIWAVQAISISDEVLGSSNYDPNQVFIANNAPILIGQKLEVQEGQIPTQLESQRINVIQDDLGEIEEVWVLWQEVPDFYASGASDRHYTLDRQTGEIRFGNGQAGMIPPRGRNNIRLSFYRTGGGTKGNVASETISELKTTIPYIDRVINLEAAAGGAQQETLDRLKERIPKQLRHRDRAVTIEDFADLAYEASTDVARVKVVSPDLLTANFSPLNERVWLDPTKADVSFQDGLDQKLQGFSNDSERNNFATMMQAINRRAGQVKLIILPHSSDRQPIPSLALLELVETYIRSRCEASIDLVVTAPTWQKVSVTTTITPITLEDADIVKNTVKQRLEAFLHPLTGGKGEGWQFGRYPQESDFYAIIQSIPGVDHVNSLQVQLSVAETNLSLSADTLIYSGNHTVNLQ
- a CDS encoding GPW/gp25 family protein, producing the protein MEIDFLGVGWTLPVALEQGQIKVAFYEDSVRQSIQMILSTAKGERVMRPDFGCDIHEKVFASNSLGTIGQIVSDVRDALIEWEPRIDVLDVDTISDPNEPNVILIQVNYQVRTTNNIFNLVYPFYLQ
- a CDS encoding phage tail protein I; protein product: MNSKESESISSYQQYLPVILQQDAFIGQLLLAFEKILSGLKETPNIDKIITAESQSSPGLEAIIDNIHIYFNPQETPEDFLPWLAGWVALSLRDDWKVEVKREFIQQIVQLYRLRGTKEGLRKILSLYLEKSGFGKTVDIFDQFDNFPNYFQVQLTLTDRDPDKYWRQAKIAKAIIDREKPAHTFYTLKILVPTMQLTKRSQVLDPLIFKLFAPIQNQKFAIEATITPNDINSSQINQLAKQLLVQFQGNSKSITPSSQTITVNNQSFSVRQSLNYQHLQDNLSGLNVTLSNRNDKILVGNLTIKIYFYINDKEYNNTVLEQAINLSPVLKICLKNKAGEIIGGNTIVKKAIQPNQSEMKITESIWTKPYSFRLFEPPKIQELKPKIIAILEKIELEAIVEITEPNPIKPDDLLNKITVRLQDDVSEYHLLTPETTIENNKIIIKRTLYYQQFTQTIDKLEVTIKNLNNVKVAGKVIVQAYLTINQRSSAYKLLERDFNLADVPPYNILQICRKAGKVEESGGNTILGTTTQSLSKK